The genomic interval GCAGGAGTTGTCTTCTTCTTCGGCTTGactttaatgcattttttgaGCTTCGGGGCATACTTAAGAGGGGGCTTACACTTCTTTGTCCTCGCCATTGTTGCTTCCACAGTGAAGCAGCACATCAGCAGCACAAGCGTAACGACGCAAAAGTGAACCAGGGTGATCTTCATAGCGCAGCAATTCAAAATGGTCTAAGAGCTGTTTTCACGATCACGGCACATGCATTAACTGCTTGCTGTATAATTCGCTGGAGCTAAATCTGTTAGACGCCTGACATTTCATGGTACCTCAAGGTATTTCATGCCGTCAACTTATTTTAACAAGATCAACCTACCCGTCACTTGTAGAATAATAGGCTATTTTAGActcaaacaaacaattaatgttcattttgctttcctttttatacccgttactcgtagagtaaaagggcTAGTATACCCGTCGTTCGttgaaaatatgtaacaggcaggaggaagcgtttccgaccatatagaAGAAAGTTGTGAATATTTCTTgatcgcacttccactagctgataGCAGGGAAGCTctactatagcgttctctcttgttattattcttcttgccaatttctatcgatatgccaaaacaatataatattttccCGTTCGCTGtctttctttttaatattatataaatggaTAAAAGACCAAGCGTAAAGTGatgcaattaaattcaatgaaaatgattttttcttGACTCcgcaaaaaaaatcaagaaattagttaaacaaataaatactaGAAACGCGTTGAAGAAAACAAACCGAAGAAATCAGGACAAGTCACCTTGAACTTTTTTATTTCCCTTCACTTTCTATCCAAACTCACCATCCTGTGTTTATACGTGCTTGTCAAACTCTGCGCAATCAATATGGAAGGACCCATGCAGAGATTAGTTGCCGGGATATGGTAGTAAAGCCTCTCGCTTTGGACAACTTGAGCTGCAATAGGTGGTTGTAACCGCTGTTAATTGGCTTTGTTTATGAACAAGCCCCGAGTATTCTTGATATTCACAATTCCCTTGCAAAAACTGCTTACGAGTAGTAGCCACTTCTAACAGCCATTCCAGGCACACCTGCCGCATACCTGTTATTTTCCCATAGTCATGGTCGGGCATTGGTAAGGTGAGCTTGGATTAACAGCTAAATGAGGACTGGAGACTaagatttgaataaaataagtCTCATTTAAAGCACAGGTATCCTTGTGATTGATTCTGGAAGGAGTGCGTGTTAATTACCAAATGCAAGGACActaatatacaatatatacactaatataatatacaatatgcaaaacacattgaaattaaaattcccTTGCTAATGCTCTTGCTCTTAGAGTaatcttttgatattttttcaaatttctattagtcttgttaatatctatcgatttgctacAAAAACCGTTTTGCCACGAccattctaacgcccataaacataaacacataacagccacgcccacaccttttaaaaatgttttttgacatttttatacccgttactcgtagagtataagggtatactagattcgttgaaaggtatgtaacaggcagaaggaattgtttccgaccatataaagtatatatattattgatcaggatcaatagccgagtcgatatgaccatgtccgtctgtccgtccgtctgttcgcctgtctgtccgtccgtatgaacgctgtgatctcaggaactacaaaagctagaaagttgagattaagtatacagactccagagacatagacgcagcgcaagtttgtcgattcatgttgccacgctcactctaacacccacaaaccgcccaaaactgccacgcccacacttttgaaaaatgttttgatattttttcatttttgtattggtcttttaaatttctatcgattttccaaaaaactttttgccaagcccactctagctcccacaaaccgcccaaagctgctacgcccacacttttgaaaaatgttttgatattttttcatttttgtattggtcttttaaatttctatcgatttgccaaaaaactttctgccacgcccactataacgcctacaaaccgccaaaaagtGTGTTTAACaccctccttctcccttccactagctgagtaacgggtattagatggtcggggaactcgactatagcgttctctcttgttgttaAGTAAGTaaggggtatcagatagtcggggagctcgactatagcgttctcttttgtttaaatataagTGATATGAATAAATTCTTGCTCTAGATTATAACAGGCCAATCAGTTGAATCATCTCGAATCCGGCACATCAGCCATGGGTTGACCTTTTCAATGACACAGCAAGAAGATATATCATACTTCAATTTACTGCGGCTGCTTCCTTCAGTACCCCAACTGGCGCCACTGGAAAGTCAATTTCAATCAGCAAACAAAGGAAATTTCTAGGACAGAacataaacacaaacaaaatagTGGTCAATGAGCCCAAAACAGGAAGAGCTCCGGATGGCTGGCCTAGCCAAAGTGGCTGGGACTTTTGAGATGCGGAAGAGCCTGACCCAGGCAAAACTTTGCCAACGATTTATGCACTGACTAAGCTTTTTTAACACATGCATAAATTAGAAACATACAGGACCAAGGTTGGGGTGAAATATTCAGCAAACAGTTGCTTAAAGCCAAAGTTTTTAAATGACCCATTGATCAGATCAGATGGAAAGGGGCTTTCCTCTCCCGATGATGTTTgtggcaaattgaaaagaCATGGGAAGAATGGGTGAATGGGATAAGGAAGAAGACCTCGACTTAGACACACCATTAAGCTCATAATTGCCTTATAGAGATAGGTTAAATCCACAGGCGGCTTTTGTTCCAGGAATATGTGCCATCTGCCACGAGTTTATTGTGCTTTATTCGCTTTCATTTGCTCTCTCTGGGAtcacataaaatttaattaaattgttttattgcattcaGGCCAAATGGCATTCCTTAAACGAACTCCCATCAACTTCAGCGTTTCGTGGGCCACAAGCCATACAAAAGAAGTGAAACGAAAAAATCCCTGTTCGCATAATTAAAGGAAGCCACAGCAGCGACTCCAAGATTTTTGTGGCTAATCTTTTATGGGATTCCGCAACCACAAAACCTGAATCGCTGCGCCCACATTCATCAAATGAATCAAGATTTGTTGGAACTGCGATATCtctatttaaatgttattgaAGACGGTAGCGTGTTCTCTAAGACTACAGAAAATACGTTTGCGACATTAACTTAagtagtttataaatatacttaTGTAGGTATATCTTACCAAAATCAACACGAATGACAGTGCTGAATTATTTTACTTTGAGAGTAGTTGAAAGTTACATGAGACAACGCTATActcgagtttcccgactatctgatacccattactcaggTAGTGGGAGTGCGAGGGAGTCTtcaacacagtttttggcggttttggcggtttgtgggcgttggagtgggcgtggcaacatgaatctaTAAGCTTGCGCTGCGTATAGTActctggagtttgtatgcttcatctcaactttctagcttttgtagttcctgagatctcagcgttcatacggacggacagacagacggacggacagacggacatagccaGATTGACTggactattgatcctgatcaaaaatatatatactttatatggtcggaaacgcttccttctacctgttacatacttttcaacgaatctagtatacccgttactcgtagagtaaaaatATCTTAATATACTGTAAAATAGACGCAATTATGCAACAATAATTCCGTGAAATTGAAGGAACCTCAGTAGACTTGACAGGAAAATTATTGGGAAAGGTTAGTGAAAATCGATAAGGGGGAGGGGTTTAACGCTGATGCCTAGGAAGTGGTggaattatttataaagtatatattcttaCTCGTACTGAATAGGGAAATTAAGTTGGACAGAAACTGGTTGCCCGTTTTAACCGCTACGCTCGTACAAACGGCAAATGGCACACAAAGAAGACCCAAAATGAAAGAAACTCATTGGCATATCTGCATATTTCTGGTTCAATGCATTGCCAGAACGCACACCCAGATACATACCAACACATAGGCAAACCCGAAAACAGACTAGCAAACAAACAGGCAAACATCTCTGGCGATTATGCAGTGAAAAAGAGCGGCACCGGGAAAAgtcggaaatggaaatggactGGCAAAAGGAAAGGGAGAACGTGGAAATCCTCCGCAGGGCAGCCAAACCGAAAGTATTCGAAAGATGCCAATTCATTTGTGCCATAAACAACTACAAACACAATCGgatggcaacaacaataaagcTGGTACAAGATACTGGTTATATCCGCACAGGGATATAGAATGCATATGCACACTGTATATTGGCCAACTATCGATCCGATCCATTGTAATTTgcaacttttcattttccattttttgcgCTCGaagataaattattatttgttggGGGTTGACAGTCGAtgtgaaatgtgaaataatTTGTGGATTTTCCATTCATGTCAAATTAAGGAAATTGTTTCCGGATTCCAAATAAATTCTACTCTGGTAACCAGTgaactattattattacacTGGATTCACTGAAATGGGTTTGATTTTCAAATGCtgtatttaaagattttataaaaatgttagctagtttaaatgaaaaaatatttacctaGCCATCTGAAAAATTCATATAAAACCGCGTGGtcgaaaaagtttttttttacttagAAGGAATCTACAATATCAATATGCGTTATATGTATGTTGGGGTCCCCGAAAAGCGactgttattttttattttaatttcgcatTCGTTTTCAGGTTAAAAGGGTATGCAAATTTCCCTGGTCCATAAACTCAGACTTTTGCAAGTGTGTTGTTAAGGTGAGTCGAAGCTCTGACAGTGTTCTCCTGTCTGCCAAACCGGTAGAACACTGTTAATCACACACTTAAATGTGTTGGTCATGCTTTGACGGACTGCCAATGTTTATGACGAAAACTGTCCCTAACCCCTGACCCGCCTGTTCATCTGCTTCTGCAGTTCCAGCTAAGAGCGCAATGGCTTTATTATTCGGCCAGAACCTTCGTTCAGTTAGCCACTCACTACGTTTATGCCATGAGGCTAAACAGTTTTTAAAAGCGTGAATTCCAATTATCCACTGTTTCTGCGACACACTCCACCTGATGGTTGGAAAAGAAAAGGTCACAAGGTACCATTATACATTTCAGTcatcaaaaataataagaaagagTCATTTGCAATACCGCCAAGGCAAAAATCAACCAATTTAAATAGTGtctgtttggtttttctttgACCAGAAATTTGGGCTCGCTCTTCATGCACTCTGTGAATTCATAAAAAAGTGGTGTATGCAAACGAATTGGTAGTTTTcgtaaaataaaatgctttgAAAGTTCGTCGCATAAACACTGTAGCTGTTTCCaatgtgtgcctgtgtgcaGGATAATTTGCTGCGACATGCAACTTCTGAAACTTTAATTGACAACAGCAGGGAGGAGGTGCGGTCAACATGGCTTAGCACGAGATGACCCACAACAACTGGGACTTGGACTATATCTGGCTGGCTAAGGGGTTGGAGCTTTGAAATAAACCAGGCACACTGCTCATCTTTTTCAGACTCATGCTCCAAGATAATTGAGTTTCCTGCCTGCAGCCAGCTCAAGCTGCAAGAACAATAAacggagcagcaggagctaCAGACAATTATTGTATCATTGCGAAACGGAGTGTGCGAATAACCACAGCCCTTCTCATGCTCATCATCCTCCCATGAATCTCTGATGCGAATTGTCACTTCTTGCAGCTGTCTCCTTGGCTGGATTCTCCATGCAAATGCAGTTTTCCCAGAATACAGAGCAAACGTGCGTCAAGAAGAGAAAGTAGGAAACATGCCGGAATGTTGTACTATTTGAAGCGTAAGCATAttactttttgaaaaacttgtaaggttttatttttattaaatccaTTCCACTcaaagaaaacggaaaaccATATTTATGTAGGAATCGgtaataattttcttaggCCGAACGAGCAAGTAGGCAGAGAGACTCCGAGTGGTCGTCGTTTTTTACGTTACTACGTCACAAGAGAACTTATGAGAATAAAGATCAGTGCAATTTACGAGTTCAGTCGGTGCCGAGATCTCAAGCGTAACACATTGAACGAGCATACTTTTGTAAActcatttaaacttaaaaccacacacacataatttgcctaatattaattataataaaaatatataaatgtttatatatttatgcaacactttaatttttatagaCAAATACTTATTTGCAActaagaaaacaaaataaactacaggccatgaaattttaattgatatgAGTTCACGCTTTGATCGCAATCTCATATGGAAATGTTAAATCTATTTTtacacaaatataaatgatataaaaaaatataaatgatttttatgCCTTCCTGTTCCTACTCCGTGCTGAATCAACAGTTTGGCAACTAAGAGAAAATCGTTAAGAGAAATGCGATGCCCTGCTTTGCCGACGCGGACCACTCGTTTCGACCCGAATTGTTTCGACCCGGCCGAAAAGAGGAGCCGACGAAAAGGCGAACACCCACAACAGGGTGCGGGTAGCTGAAGTTGAAGGAAGGACCGCGGAACGCTGCCACTCGCCTTCAGTTCCGTGCGATTTGGCGCTTGGTGTGGACGCGAGTGGCGGAAGCAGGCGGCGTCGATAGAAACGCGCTCTTCCATCTTTCGTGATGCGGTATTAGAAGTTGCTAGCTCAGAGATTCCCGCAAAGTTCAAGTGACAATTTGCCAGCCAACAATAACTTTCCGACGcaggcaaataaaattgaattcgattcgattgtCTCTCGATCTTCATCGATTCATTACACCGGAAAAAGAGGGCATACCATAAAGTTCTGAGGAAAAGTTTTCTAGGCTCCGTTGACGTGTGGCAAAGCaaccgaaaccaaaccaaaattTCGCAAATGAGTTTTGCTATCGACGGACCAAACCAATTAACAGAATTCGTTCTtgtgtaataaataaattgccaacAATTATAGCTTGCAGTCCCACTCAGGCATATTCCAATGAAATGTGCCACAAAATGTTTACGGCCATTGAAGCTCAAAGCAAGAGACCATAGACGAGGTGCAAGGTGCTGTGGTAGTGGTTGGAAAACTAAAAGGAAATCGCAGGGCTTGACCAAAAATTTATAACTGAGGTAAGGCGAAACATCAGCATTCATTTGGAATTGGGCATCATCGAAAATCATGTTTAGGAAGTGACaaagtttagtttatttaaaaaaaaaacttaatgcATATTGGATGAATTTAAAACGTAATAATAAGCCCTACAaactttacaaaatttttcaaagtttaAAAGACATAATAGACATTCtagttaaacattttattaacaGATTCTAGTAACTTAACTTAACCAAATGACAATCAGTAAATTTGTATCTTGACCAAACGTTAAATATAGTGAAAATCttctcaaaaacaaaaaaattttaaactttttcaaaGACTAAAGGTGTGAATGATGTTTATCTTTGAACCTCTGTCAAATTCCGAAGCACATTAGAATTATATATCAATCCAAAAACTTAACAAAATCCTCTTTTATAAAAGACAAaacctaaaataaatttttaaatcttcCACAAATTTTCTTTGCGCGCAAttcttgaaaaaaaaactaagtGCGTCCATTACGTATGCCAAAGAAAAAGGGCAATCCGCAGTGGGAAAGCCGAAAAGGGCATGTGTGTAGGGGGAAAAGAAAGAACGTTTCCCAAGTGCCACGCCATGTGTTATTTGAACgcctttaattaattaaacggCACAGCTCCCGAGTGCGTGCCACCTTAAACTTCTTGCGGAAAAGCGGTTCTTGGGGTGCCGGAATCTTCCTTGTGAGGCTGCGAACTCAACAGCGTAAgcatgattattattttattttatgttgcGGCTTTTAAGTAACAGACTTAGCAAAATCACATGGCAAAAATCCAGGCTATACCCCCCGAGTGCTTTTGTCCCAGAGCGTGCCGCATTTATACCAATTTAAAAAGCGCGGCTAACTTTCACGCCAACCTCatgattatatatttatttgattttccgGTCTGCGGTTGCTCCTCACAGCCGCTATTCAGCCCCGAGCTCGGCGCACCATCTTTGGGCTTCGTTGCCCAGAAAGTATTTACATAAAATCTAATCAAAAGGCAGGCCACATTATCTGCTCGGACTGCCGCCTCATGAAAATTTCAATAAGACTTTGACACAGATACGAATCCACGTGCATATGTTTATGCACATAAATATACAAGTAAATATATGAAGAAGTATATAAACATGTGACCTGCACTTCACCTACAACCCAGCATCGTTTAGTAAAAAACGGTTCAAGACTCGAACCACTCTAAAAGCGTGTTAAATAATTCACAACTTTGTATTTTCTTCTGTCTGTCAAGGTGGCAAGCTACTCTTTAAGGTTTcgttgaatttatttttatttacacattttaaaGAGATTTGTGCGAAAAACgtgaataaacaaatatttctaaGTCATTTAAACAGTTTATCCATACTTTAGTCACAACAAcaaagaacgctatagtcggcgtggcaaatcaaaataaatgggccagccacaaaaaaatagaaaaaccgTGGGCGCGAGAGTTTTAAGATATAAAGTGACCAACCATATTTATTTGGCCCATCGATAGAAATCACAACAAGTTAAAtgttgaaatgcaaaaaaaaaacttttttaaaagtatgaGCATGACAGTGAAGGGCTATAGAGTGGGAGTGGCCAAATAGTGTTTGGCATATCTgttaatatatacatatttaacaataaaagcaaacacatCAACAATGGGTAGGAGatagagtaggcgtggcatCTCCGAAAAGAACCTTATTTTAGCCTGTTATTCTTAACTTTTATAGTCCCCaagatctcgacgttcgtATATAGGCTTCCTTGtacctgttacatacatttTAGCAAAGCTAGCATACCGCGAGTAATGGgtgtaaaatttgtttaaagattttaattgATAAATCACCGAAAGCT from Drosophila yakuba strain Tai18E2 chromosome 3L, Prin_Dyak_Tai18E2_2.1, whole genome shotgun sequence carries:
- the LOC26534806 gene encoding uncharacterized protein LOC26534806, with protein sequence MKITLVHFCVVTLVLLMCCFTVEATMARTKKCKPPLKYAPKLKKCIKVKPKKKTTPAAGSATSTPAATTAAAA